gaatttaatagctatcatttaattaatactacaatttcaaaatttcaaaattacaatgactaaaaaataacaaaattaaagtaaaatgactaaatccacaacttacatataattcaatgactaatagaaaaataataataattaaaaatatttaacttgtttatatttaaaaaattaataaatatcaaatgaaaataacatgtatatatttataaaaaaaattaaaacaatatcattagCTTTAAGTAAATTTACGTtaagtatttataaatttaattggaAATTTAACTTAAACGGGGTCGTTTTCCTTTTTGAAACGTTTTCCtttttgaaatgttttctttttctcatgCTCGACACTAAAACCCCTAATTTTTAAAGtcattgaatatatattaataaaaaaacataattgttTAACTTAAATATGATTGTGctttaagcatgatattaatatattttatttttattcaagtcTCACTTCATTCAAtatatgagcctaaaattttatctaagtatGCCCATATTAATAAAAGGCTTAACCTAAacccaatttaatatatatatatttatattatttttaatttaatatttaatatcctATATATgtaattgtattaaaatttttaatttatatttattaaaattttatatgtaattgtATTAGCATTTTTTAATGTTGACATTgtagtaatatataatattattataaatttaatttttatgtattataaattttataatacataagaattacataatatacaaaacattataaaaattatatttttacagtTTGTGCATATAATATACGATGCAATTTTTTAATCCATTTACATTTTATGCAAATTTTTAATCCATTTACATAATATACGCCAGTAATATCCATTTACATTTTTCGCAAAAACCTTAGCATTTGCCTTAACACATTTTTATCGCCTCACACTCTCTGTTTTCACTTAGTTTCTGATTCTTCACTTTCATTACTTCAAACTCTCGCAGCGATGAGACCTCCAAGAGGTAAGTAACCAACGTCTTTTACGTTTCCTATAATTTTTAGTTACAGACTCTCGTTATGTCATTCCTAATGGTTTAATCATGTTTCAGGCCATGGTGGTGGTGGGTTTAGGGGCAGAGGTGATGGTGGAAGAGGGAGAGGAAGAGGAGGTGGTGGAAGAGGTGGTGATAGGGGCGTAGTGCCATGAAATCCCGCGGCAGACTGGTGTTTGAttgtttctgttttcttataGTTCGATGGAACAAAAAGATTCTCCAACTTTAGTTGACAAAAACTTTCCTCTTTCCTCTTTTCTCTTGTCATTGTGAAATCATTCTTTCGCTAGATCCATAGAAGTTGTTTATTAACTAGAACTTGGTTTTCTGCATTCTTGTTTACAATTATGGCTATCGGTTCTTGCTGTAATGTTATAGAGGAAAAAGGTAGGttctattttatctattttcttcaTTGTGTTAAACCAGAAATATTATAATGAATGCAGGATGAAatattatctactgaagtaataAAATAGAGTTCATTAGTTTTCATTCTTATTGAGAATCAAATATGTGAGTTGAATCCTAATGCTTTCAGGTTGTGAATTATGTTGTGTAAATTATACTAGGGTTCCAAGTTCCAACACCAGAAGTCCAATGTTGCTGTTGTTGATTTGTGGAGGAGGTAAATTGGTCCTTTCATACACATTTAATATTCTTTATAGGGATAGACACAGTGGTATTCCCAGTCTGACTTTGTTTAGTGGGAGAAAATATGATGATTAGCACTCCGTCTACACTTAAACAACAGCTTTTCTAATTATGCTGGAAATGGCAATGGCAATGACAAGGAAAATGTTGCTGGGGTTTTGGAGACCAATGGGGATCTTAAACCCAAATTCCAAGGGGAAAAACGAGCTATACAGGTGCATCAATTCTCTTTAATATAATTTTAGCCCTTTGTGCTTAAATCTTGTACTATTTCAACTTTAAtttgtgttatgattattgttcttttaatttctaactattttcctTTCTCTTCCTCCGTAGCCATAGAATTTGCTGTTTTCTGTTGGTTTTGGGATGAAGTAGAAGCTCTCTTTAAAAACCATTCTCTGTCTGACTCACGTTATCTCCCGAGATATTTAtctatgattttatattatattttagttcttGATATTAATTCagttgaaaaatgattaaaaatcatttttttacaaatatcaAATGCCATATAGAGTGTCTTTTTATCTTTGAACTTAAGTATAACTtcaattaaagtttttttttccgtaatgttttgttttgtaaatataatttatatattgaaattgaGAGATCTTATATAATATAATGAACAAAAACTATTGCAGGCTgtaataaaatatattgaaagtttatatatTACTGGTACTTAAttatatcttcttttttttctgtCTTTAAACTTTTCtagataaattatatttaaggttataaaactattaataaatttatacttaatttaaagttgaaactatttaaaaatttcatgaaagttattatttaaataagttttttttctttcaacaacAGCAACATTGGACTTCTGGTGTTAGATGTTAATTTGGGATCACCATTGTGTTGACATTAACATTCAAACATGAGAATGAGACAGCTATATTTGAGATGAACCTGCATGATATGTCTTCATTCCTTTGCAACCTTCATCTTTAAATAAATATACATCCACACACACATAAACACATATATTTTTTCAGTTTGAATTCATATAACTTATGTAGAGAATTGTGAGAACCCTGTCATGTTGGATGCTCCCGTCTCTAGAGGTGTTGTAGCTGCTGAAGCTGGTTCACTTACTTTCATGGTACGAATTCATTTTTGATCACCTTCTTTTTCTAGAGTTGACCTATTATATATTGTTTTCCATTGAATGTATATGGACACTCATTAACTTCTTCCCAACCTTCTTTAGTTCTTCCCTAGGATAGGAGTCTACTAGTAAATATTTTTCCaattattttaacctttttcGTGAGTTTACTGTTTAGTATCAATTCCATTGcaagatattataatttttacattataTTTTCAATGATGCATGTAAGATTAGTTGCCACAGAAGTCTGGTATTTTAGAAACACAAATGATATTAGGTTGGCAACACTTTTAGGTAGTATTAAACTTATGATAAAAAATGCCATGTGATCCAGGTTGGTGGCTCTGAAGATGTGTATCTTGCTGCCAAATCCTTACTCCTCTCGATGGGAAAAGAGGAACTGCAAGAGGCTATTGATTTTATATCTCTGTTCGGGTAAAGTGGGCTTTGTGCTTCAGTCAGAGCTGCCTTGGTTCTTAGTGGTAGTATGGGTTCTATCTAATtcaaaaatgagaaagaaaaggaaagaatggGCAGATAATGTATCTTTCAAAAATGATGAAAGTGCCACAAGTAGAGTCAAAACTAAGAGTGTTTTGTTTCAAGATTCAGTTCCGAACTCAGGTTTGGCGGTATCTCCATAGTAAATctgatttgataaatttacaatattattcaataattaatctCCTTCttgtttctcctttttcttttattgaatCACTTGTTTATCCTCTGTTCTTACATTTTTTTACCACCTGCAGGTTTCTGAATTTAAAGGAGCTTAATACTGTAAATTCTGCATGTAATGAGGTATATCATTAATGTTGTTGATGACGGCAGTGTTTATTCGTTCTTATCTTACAACTTTTGTATTGGTTATATAGGTACGAAATTTCCTTAAATTGAAGGATCTCATGAAGAAAATTCTCTATCTGGGAAATACATTGAACCAAGGAACTGCAAGGGGTAAGTGGCATTCAATTTCTCCTTTTGGCTTCAGTCTTTGATGCTACAATTGCAGCTTGTAAAAGATTATGCAGAGAAAATATTACTAGCTAAACAACATGTAATGTATTACTAAAACCAATTAAGGTTCGCTTGTCCAGTCCTTGCATTATCTAAGAATTGGGTAATATTCAAATCAATCAAAACTAGTTATTTATTGAACAGGTAAAAACcaattatttttttccctttttcttaaattaaagacCATGCCATTAAGGTAAATGCTTATTATTGTTAActattaattatattaactatttattttacattaaattaatgtttaaacataaaaaataaaataagaaacaatCAAACCAATTGGTTTAACCTGTGGTCCAGTTTCTTTAACATTGGCATTTATGTCCTTTAATGTCGAACTTCTACATTTATGtctttcattttgaatttttagatgatAGTAGTGTCAATCAATTCTTTGTCCCTTGTTATGCTATTAGTTCCTTTGttttgcattttctttttttctttttttgccaaAGCCACTTGTCCCAGGTGTCATGTTTTTTTATGcaactttaaatttaaagttgAACTCAGGgaagaaataaagataaaaacaaCTAACATAGTGGATCAGGAAATGCTTTGCCATGAGCTGCTTTCTGTTTGACTTGTTTACGTATCTAAATAATAGATTGTTTGAGGATAGGCCATGGATTTggtgatatttttatttaaactatgTAGGTTTTAGATGCAACGCCTGTAAATGCAAGGCACATGATTAATAACATGATCAATGATTTTTGTCGAAACAATTCTAATTCTTGCATATATGATTAATAACATGATTAATAACATGATTAATGGTTCTTCAAATTTTCCAAATGTGTCTTTAAGGTGCTCGAAAATGTCATATTAATGTTGTCCATATATGATTTGAATGCTGGAAATTTACAGCATTTAGTTTCCTGCTTGAAGTTGATTAAACCATGCTGTAAATGCAAACATTATGCTGTTCACATGCTAAATTAACCATTAGTGAGCTTAAATTGATCTATTCGAATGTGTTAAATTCATTGTTCAATGTGATGTTATTTCTGCTAATGTATTGAGTATATTAAGTTGTGCAATTTGATGTTATATGTGGCGTTAATATTGACTTGttaattgcatattttattattaatttgatgttatatgtgtcattcattaactttttttttcttttttctcaggTTTGAGTTTTTGTTGGATACATGGTCCAGGATTAGCTGATTCATGCATAGTGACGACTTGTTTAAGCTAACTGTTTATCTTAAAGTGTGCATTCTATCATTATTTTGTTCTATTTGTATTTTGTTAGATTTCTGGTGTAGTATGATAAGTGCGGTATTTTGTTTGGCGGGATGTATTTATATCATAGATTATTcttcttctcaatattttgataatgaattttaatttttttatattttcaggactttttataatattttatttttttaatttttatgacctttagcggcgtttgttggaaaagcgccgctaaagtcctgacttttagcggcgttttttcaaataaacgccgcaaattttGCAGCGCCGTCTATAGcgacgttttttgcggcgcttgcaAAACGCTGTGAATAGTTTAGTGGCGCTTAAaggcgccgctaaaggcctaaaaaacgccgctaaaaatcagttttgctgtagtgatcgttgcgttattttgaaaacaattatcattttggaatgtgccctaagtctaacccattttggtTAGGTTTGATAGATATTGGTCGTTGATAACTAGACACTATAAAGAGAAGCTTAAAGGTATGAAATGTTAGTATCTTGTTAAAGGTATTACAAGAGATAGAGAATTGAGTAGCTTCTTATGACGCATAACTGGCACATAACTCTATTGGCATGATGCCAATCCTATACTAAATCTGAAATTTTGTTTAGTGATAaaacaatttcatttaattatcgtttaatataataatatttattatatataaataaaataaacataaatttactgTAGATACATGAGAAAACATTGTATGAAACTATGATTTTACGTCATCTTTATTTCTTTCCAATAAGAGAACAATAAATCAGATTTTTccttctaatttttaatatttttagctgAAAATTAGTAGGTAAAATATGATTTGTTATTCTccttctagaaaaaaataattaaaaataacgtAGAATAACAGTTTCATACAATTTCTTCTCGTTGATACAATAGGGGGTTAATTACTTGTTCTCTATAGCTTGAACGCTTGTAACTGGGATGGGTGTATAGAGCAAGGTTGAATTTGTAGTTTAagatatcattttcatttttttaattttaagtattttttaaatattgtgtTAATGATATTTGTAATCTTgattaaatttagtaaaaaatttatgttatgcTTGTATGATTATAATTACTCGACTTAGaggataatattttttaattatgtttatgtgtattttttaattttgtacctACAATATTTATTTGGCCTTTTATAATATGTGAAGCTTGGGCAAGTAAGTTGGTATGTTATGagtttttcttcattttccataacttcaataaaaaaaacaaaaacgcATATTTGCATGTAGTCCAAATGGGAGCTCTCAAACCCTCCAACTTTCATGTTTCTTGACATTTGTAAACCGCTTGACACCAAACTAAATCATGAACAAAGGAGAAAGAGGAGGTTACCTTCtatatcaatgtttacaacatttCTCACCACTACAGCACTTCCATAAAAGAACAAAATGATTTTTACCCAGGAAAGCATCACACTACTTTACCAACTAGAAAACTGAACACCCTCACTCTTTTAGTTTCCTTTAAATCTCCGGGAAGCTTTGATTGGTAGCTTCTTTCTCTGCTATCTCGGGCATGGGATTGCAAGGCTTCAAATCGTCGACATCGATGACAGATTTTCTAGCAGAGTGTGGTCAATTCTAATTGTTTATCGTATTATGCTATAGCAGTCCAAAACGTACGTGCAGAACTAAAAAAAATCGGCTACATGCATGCATCTTTTACGTGCACATCATCGTTTCACTTGATGTGTCTCATCAGGTGGGTACGACTACTCTATCATGGATTATTTACATTTCTCTACAATGAGGCCAAGCTTTCTTTCAACACGCGAATGAGGAATTTTGTCGAGACAACACAGTCGTTTTCCTCTGTTTATCCAGTAAATCTATCGTATACTTGGATGTCAAAAGCaagaaattctaaaaatttctaaaaaaaaatattttttttctaaaaatatagtctttttaatattattattttttaaattataaaaacgccccaaaatatagaaattaattgTAAGAAATAACTTAAGTTTTGATGCTTTAGTTGTTAAAGCATTCTTTAGAGATCTTAGGTTCAAGTTACtccttatttatttctttatttttaattttcagcaAACTTAGATGAAAGTTACaataaaataagtattatttggagtaaaaattaaataagaaatgggTGCCGGTTACCATActactttctttttgttttctcaaatttGAGCCATTTTactcccaaaattattttttcttttaatttttggccCAAAATTTTGGATTATTTACAGTTGTCGCCTCTAGGATTTCAAATCCTAACTATTTAACCATCCTTTTCCTATTAGAATTAGGTTTATTTCttctaaaattttagttaaattccTTTCCATTCTctctttatatttcttttttcttttccttttctttcccttttctttacaTCAAAATTTTCATCTAAGTTCTAAAAACTATTTTCCTATCTGAAATCAAACCGTTCACCATTTTAACTTTTTTCCATTGGCTTGTAATTAAAGTCAATAACACCATTAATTTTGCAGAAAATTGGTAAGTACATCTGAACCCTAATGAAAAAATCCagattttttatagaatttatattcAACGATAATCTttcaactcaattaaacaattttttttagttcTTGACAAATCTCTCGATAATCTTAACAAATTTTGAAATCAATATTTAACTCATATATAAATATCGCTTGAAGCACCCGTTTTAGGTACATTGGATCAATTTGAATGTGAGGGACACCGTTTGGGCTTCCAATGAAAGGCAGGGGTGTGCATNNNNNNNNNNNNNNNNNNNNNNNNNNNNNNNNNNNNNNNNNNNNNNNNNNNNNNNNNNNNNNNNNNNNNNNNNNNNNNNNNNNNNNNNNNNNNNNNNNNNNNNNNNNNNNNNNNNNNNNNNNNNNNNNNNNNNNNNNNNNNNNNNNNNNNNNNNNNNNNNNNNNNNNNNNNNNNNNNNNNNNNNNNNNNNNNNNNNNNNNNNNNNNNNNNNNNNNNNNNNNNNNNNNNNNNNNNNNNNNNNNNNNNNNNNNNNNNNNNNNNNNNNNNNNNNNNNNNNNNNNNNNNNNNNNNNNNNNNNNNNNNNNNNNNNNNNNNNNNNNNNNNNNNNNNNNNNNNNNNNNNNNNNNNNNNNNNNNNNNNNNNNNNNNNNNNNNNNNNNNNNNNNNNNNNNNNNNN
The Gossypium hirsutum isolate 1008001.06 chromosome A07, Gossypium_hirsutum_v2.1, whole genome shotgun sequence genome window above contains:
- the LOC121232354 gene encoding formin-like protein 20, which gives rise to MYLSKMMKVPQVESKLRVFCFKIQFRTQVWRYLHSKSDLINLQYYSIINLLLVSPFSFIESLVYPLFLHFFTTCRFLNLKELNTVNSACNEVRNFLKLKDLMKKILYLGNTLNQGTARGLSFCWIHGPGLADSCIVTTCLS